In a genomic window of Virgibacillus sp. SK37:
- a CDS encoding (2Fe-2S)-binding protein: MTEQEIIVCRCEEVTYRELNETAVKYNCTARELKLRTRAGMGYCGGRTCRPLVDKLTQSLGKENRKQITLKYQPPIRPISFGDLGGDHHE, encoded by the coding sequence ATGACAGAACAAGAAATTATTGTTTGTAGATGTGAAGAGGTTACATACAGGGAGTTAAATGAAACCGCTGTCAAATATAATTGCACAGCACGGGAATTAAAACTTCGCACAAGAGCAGGAATGGGATATTGTGGGGGTAGAACATGTAGGCCATTAGTTGATAAACTGACCCAATCCCTGGGCAAAGAAAACCGTAAACAAATTACTTTAAAATATCAGCCGCCCATACGCCCAATCAGCTTTGGTGATTTAGGAGGTGACCATCATGAGTGA
- a CDS encoding sigma-54-dependent Fis family transcriptional regulator: MFSTFKDITAFIITDFTLIMDKELDKQGIESLANKQEPLFLQSNEGVFHITCSQQNRQLVYHLCETISIEENLNNVIEKLQNSDWLIVLNDSDQIVGYLNTQRICKELFQKYQQLQAYISTVLNTINESCTVIDHDKKVVGWTKGAEGIFSVKREDIIGKSIIDFFSTEHLEILNALEKGTSVYHQQHLARENKVVLINSNPVYFKEEIIGAVVAETDITSQIRLNEELYTTTEKLFHLEKEVTKLTSTEDPFQHIRGNSTALKKTITKLKKASTTEAGILIHGESGVGKELFAKAAHNIREDSKAPFVAINCGAIPSTLFESEIFGYERGAFSGADQKGKKGKAELAQGGTLFLDEIGEMPLDMQVKILRLLQERKFYPVGGTKEIEVDFRVIAATNRDLAELVKENKFRDDLYYRLNVVSIEIPPLRKRPEDIIELTHYFLHEISIKYSRPIHGISQTVMQALLQHDWPGNVRELKNVVERLVVFSENGEITTEELPFEFDSEKINTARGAATLPNKENGSLNEMLQEVERNILLKELKKADGNKQLCAKNLQITRATLYNRLNKLGIK; this comes from the coding sequence ATGTTCTCAACTTTTAAGGATATAACAGCCTTTATAATTACGGATTTCACATTAATAATGGACAAAGAACTAGATAAACAAGGTATCGAAAGCCTGGCTAATAAACAGGAACCGCTTTTTTTGCAATCAAACGAGGGAGTATTCCATATTACCTGTTCACAACAGAACAGACAGTTGGTATACCACTTATGTGAAACAATAAGTATCGAGGAAAATTTAAACAATGTAATAGAGAAATTACAGAATAGTGATTGGCTCATCGTATTAAATGATTCTGATCAAATTGTTGGTTACCTGAACACACAACGAATATGTAAGGAATTATTTCAAAAATACCAGCAGCTCCAAGCATATATTTCTACAGTTCTTAATACGATTAACGAATCGTGTACCGTCATTGATCACGATAAAAAAGTAGTAGGGTGGACAAAAGGAGCAGAAGGAATTTTTTCTGTAAAAAGGGAGGATATTATCGGAAAATCCATTATTGATTTCTTTAGCACTGAACATTTGGAGATCCTTAATGCTTTGGAAAAAGGTACTTCCGTGTACCACCAACAGCATCTCGCACGTGAAAATAAAGTAGTATTGATTAATTCAAACCCCGTCTATTTTAAGGAAGAAATCATTGGTGCAGTTGTTGCAGAAACAGATATAACCAGCCAGATCAGATTGAATGAGGAATTGTACACAACAACAGAAAAACTGTTTCATTTAGAGAAAGAAGTAACCAAGCTCACATCAACGGAAGATCCATTTCAGCATATACGAGGTAACAGTACTGCACTCAAAAAAACAATTACGAAATTAAAAAAGGCCTCCACAACAGAAGCCGGAATTTTGATCCATGGAGAAAGCGGGGTAGGTAAAGAACTATTTGCTAAAGCCGCCCATAATATACGTGAAGATAGTAAAGCCCCTTTTGTCGCCATTAATTGTGGAGCCATTCCCTCTACTTTATTCGAAAGTGAAATTTTCGGATATGAAAGAGGTGCATTTTCCGGTGCAGATCAAAAAGGAAAAAAGGGAAAGGCCGAACTCGCCCAAGGAGGAACCTTATTTTTGGACGAGATTGGTGAGATGCCACTGGATATGCAAGTGAAAATCCTGCGACTGTTACAGGAACGAAAGTTTTACCCTGTTGGTGGTACAAAAGAAATTGAAGTGGACTTCCGAGTAATCGCTGCTACCAATCGGGATTTAGCTGAATTAGTGAAGGAAAATAAATTTCGGGATGATCTATACTATCGCCTAAATGTGGTCAGTATCGAGATCCCTCCACTACGAAAGCGTCCGGAAGATATCATTGAGTTAACCCATTATTTTCTGCATGAAATATCCATTAAATATAGCCGACCGATTCACGGAATATCCCAGACAGTCATGCAAGCGCTCCTTCAGCATGATTGGCCAGGAAACGTCAGAGAACTTAAAAATGTGGTTGAAAGACTGGTTGTTTTCTCAGAGAATGGGGAAATAACCACGGAGGAACTCCCCTTTGAATTCGATTCAGAGAAGATAAATACAGCACGTGGCGCAGCAACACTTCCTAATAAAGAAAATGGTTCTCTAAATGAGATGCTACAGGAGGTAGAAAGAAATATTCTTTTAAAAGAACTAAAAAAAGCCGATGGTAATAAACAGCTTTGCGCCAAAAACCTGCAAATCACCCGTGCAACATTATATAATCGCTTAAACAAACTAGGTATTAAATAA
- a CDS encoding NAD(P)/FAD-dependent oxidoreductase, with the protein MHDVIIIGAGPAGLSAGITCANKGLKVLIIDEYMKPGGRLLGQLYEEPNGNWWNGIKESANLYHQALAADVKFMLETPVHNLEKIESEWTVYTEQEILKTEHLLLATGAAESPIPVPGWTLPGVMSVGAAQVMTNVHRVKPGKKGIIIGVNVLSSAIAMELQLADVEVAALTLPKLNQLTSLAAQPKAVMDSLLHVSHMAPSAFIRFGSKLMKNDFMKNLGVTFYPKNGVKMWDIPIHLRKAVIEIYGEDQVEGVTLATIDTNGKVIQGTEEQITCDFVCIAGGLYPLAELAAVAGCPFYQVDELGGYVPLHNEQMETTLDGLYVAGNITGIEGAKVAMAQGVTAGLSIAVNSGMSGLDNELQTSIQSIKQARANAHIQFHPEVEEGKRIVQEHWEEFEASVANISV; encoded by the coding sequence ATGCATGATGTGATCATAATTGGAGCAGGACCAGCCGGATTGTCTGCCGGAATTACTTGTGCAAACAAGGGATTGAAGGTACTCATCATCGATGAATACATGAAACCTGGTGGACGTTTATTAGGTCAGCTTTACGAGGAACCGAATGGCAACTGGTGGAATGGAATAAAGGAATCAGCTAATTTATATCATCAAGCACTGGCTGCAGATGTGAAATTTATGTTGGAAACCCCTGTGCATAATCTGGAAAAAATAGAGAGTGAATGGACGGTCTATACAGAACAAGAAATATTAAAGACAGAGCATTTATTACTCGCAACAGGGGCTGCTGAGTCACCAATACCGGTACCCGGATGGACATTACCAGGCGTCATGTCAGTTGGTGCCGCACAAGTTATGACAAATGTACATCGGGTAAAACCGGGTAAAAAAGGAATTATCATTGGGGTAAATGTGCTTTCCTCTGCCATTGCTATGGAATTACAACTGGCTGACGTAGAAGTAGCTGCACTTACCTTGCCTAAATTAAATCAGCTGACTTCCCTAGCTGCACAACCGAAGGCAGTAATGGATTCTCTACTTCATGTTTCTCATATGGCACCTTCAGCCTTCATTCGATTTGGCAGCAAATTAATGAAAAATGACTTTATGAAAAATTTGGGGGTGACATTTTATCCAAAGAATGGGGTGAAAATGTGGGATATTCCCATCCATCTACGAAAAGCTGTCATTGAAATATATGGAGAAGACCAAGTGGAAGGAGTCACATTAGCAACAATTGATACAAACGGTAAGGTCATTCAGGGAACGGAAGAACAGATAACATGTGATTTCGTTTGTATTGCAGGAGGGCTTTACCCATTGGCAGAGCTTGCTGCTGTGGCCGGTTGTCCATTTTACCAGGTGGATGAGCTGGGAGGATACGTTCCACTCCACAATGAACAGATGGAAACAACATTGGACGGGTTATACGTTGCAGGCAACATAACCGGAATTGAAGGAGCAAAGGTTGCTATGGCACAAGGTGTTACCGCTGGATTATCCATTGCAGTGAACAGCGGTATGAGTGGGTTGGATAATGAACTACAAACGTCCATTCAATCGATTAAGCAAGCAAGGGCCAATGCTCACATTCAATTCCATCCAGAAGTAGAAGAAGGAAAGCGGATTGTTCAGGAACATTGGGAGGAATTTGAAGCATCTGTGGCTAATATTTCAGTTTGA
- a CDS encoding ABC transporter ATP-binding protein, whose amino-acid sequence MSEKVLEIEDLKTYFHGDEGTVKAVDGVSITVGKGETVGVVGESGCGKSVTSLSTMRLLHDTPGKIVGGTIKFEGKNLLELSEREMRQLRGNDMAMIFQEPMTSLNPVYKIGKQLEEVIRLHMNYNKKQAQNHAVSMLKMVGLPRAEEIINEYPFQLSGGMRQRVMIAMAMACNPKLLIADEPTTALDVTIQAQILDLMRKLRDERDTAIMLITHDLGVVAEMCDRVVVMYAGKVVEETDVETLFKEPQHPYTKGLIASIPKLGENAAKLESIPGNVPTPANMPQGCKFAPRCKSVMDICWENDPDLLKTNSNHTCRCWLYQDSEIESKEDLLEVSE is encoded by the coding sequence ATGTCAGAAAAAGTGCTTGAAATAGAAGATTTGAAAACGTACTTTCATGGTGATGAAGGAACTGTGAAAGCCGTTGATGGTGTATCAATTACAGTTGGCAAAGGAGAGACAGTAGGGGTTGTTGGAGAGTCAGGGTGTGGGAAGAGTGTAACTTCCTTATCAACAATGCGACTTTTGCATGACACTCCAGGAAAAATAGTAGGTGGAACAATAAAATTTGAAGGAAAAAACTTATTGGAACTAAGTGAAAGAGAGATGCGGCAACTTCGTGGAAATGATATGGCTATGATTTTTCAGGAACCGATGACATCTTTAAACCCAGTTTATAAGATTGGGAAACAATTGGAGGAAGTTATTAGGTTACACATGAATTATAATAAGAAACAGGCTCAGAACCATGCTGTTAGTATGTTGAAAATGGTAGGATTACCACGAGCAGAAGAGATTATTAATGAGTATCCTTTTCAGTTATCTGGAGGTATGCGCCAAAGAGTTATGATTGCAATGGCAATGGCTTGTAACCCGAAATTATTGATCGCAGATGAACCCACTACTGCATTGGATGTTACGATACAAGCACAAATTCTTGATCTCATGCGAAAGCTGCGTGATGAAAGAGATACAGCCATTATGCTAATCACCCATGATCTTGGAGTTGTAGCCGAAATGTGTGATCGGGTTGTAGTCATGTACGCAGGTAAGGTTGTTGAGGAGACTGATGTAGAAACTTTATTTAAAGAACCACAACATCCCTATACAAAAGGATTAATTGCATCGATTCCCAAATTAGGTGAAAATGCTGCAAAATTAGAATCTATACCTGGCAATGTGCCTACGCCTGCTAATATGCCGCAAGGGTGTAAATTTGCGCCAAGATGCAAATCAGTAATGGACATTTGTTGGGAAAATGACCCTGACTTATTAAAAACGAACAGCAACCATACGTGCAGATGCTGGTTGTATCAAGATAGTGAGATAGAAAGTAAAGAAGACTTGCTGGAGGTGTCTGAATGA
- a CDS encoding sigma 54-interacting transcriptional regulator codes for MQKKVIIIAIQERYLDTITKQVKEILGDKITIHSITVKDLRQNTINSGDIVLISNSQIKGLVNQLIPVNCPIIIAKRDINYTNIRTLIDLPPGQKILVVNDNKQNTEETVRSLREIVFEHEYQAYDPEVPISSSIDYIVTPGEQHLLPGGLLSVIDVGPRLLDLSTFEEITELLGLEYPKTQIVKRYLKACVSLSRYDRVKTGNSKDIRNVAQYHFEDIIAISDSVRRAVDIAKKYAVDDTIAQIYIEGEKGTGKSMFAQAIHNYSNSSELPFILINCISKPFDILEKELFGYEEEGEVSQGVFELANNGTVCINGVSELPLSTQKRLFDMLDSRSFTRISGNEVIHLQARVIVTNYKNSESLLEQNLFYEKLYHLLMKTSVNVPSLSERMEDFIPLIENMKQRINRTDIKFTDEVISYLKSYKWVGNVKELYNVITYLSFLEDSPIQLDSLPFYLRSNAKKEESNKVDVQREIISKIEEHGFLDESIEILSTFIEGKKVHTSYGRKALKKCLEEKGLNISEQQLRMRLEVLHDIGLTIVRQGRAGSTISRKGEAFIKEYKKNAAITEAKEVINTIE; via the coding sequence ATGCAAAAAAAAGTTATAATAATTGCAATACAAGAGAGATATTTAGATACAATTACAAAACAAGTAAAGGAAATACTTGGCGATAAAATAACAATCCATTCAATTACTGTAAAGGATCTGAGGCAAAATACGATCAACAGTGGTGACATAGTGTTGATTTCAAATAGCCAAATTAAAGGTTTAGTTAACCAACTTATACCAGTAAATTGCCCAATTATTATTGCAAAGCGTGATATAAACTATACGAATATACGAACATTAATAGATCTCCCGCCAGGTCAAAAAATTCTGGTAGTAAATGATAATAAACAAAATACAGAAGAAACTGTTCGATCACTTAGGGAGATTGTTTTTGAACATGAATACCAGGCTTATGATCCTGAAGTACCTATTTCCTCGTCTATTGACTATATTGTTACACCTGGTGAACAACATCTTCTTCCGGGAGGGTTATTAAGCGTAATTGATGTCGGCCCAAGGTTACTAGATTTGAGCACATTTGAAGAGATTACAGAACTATTAGGCCTTGAATACCCGAAAACACAAATAGTAAAGCGCTATTTAAAAGCTTGTGTCTCCTTATCAAGATATGATCGTGTGAAAACAGGTAACAGTAAAGATATTCGCAATGTTGCTCAATATCATTTTGAAGATATTATCGCAATAAGTGATTCAGTGAGACGCGCAGTAGATATCGCTAAGAAGTATGCTGTAGATGATACTATTGCCCAAATTTATATAGAAGGAGAAAAAGGAACTGGAAAAAGTATGTTTGCGCAAGCAATTCATAATTATTCTAATTCCTCAGAATTACCGTTTATATTAATAAATTGTATTTCAAAACCTTTTGATATTTTGGAGAAGGAATTGTTCGGTTATGAAGAAGAAGGAGAAGTATCTCAGGGAGTTTTTGAACTTGCGAATAACGGTACCGTTTGTATAAATGGAGTTAGTGAACTACCTTTATCTACACAGAAGAGACTGTTTGATATGCTTGATTCAAGAAGTTTTACGAGAATTTCCGGCAACGAAGTAATTCACCTTCAAGCCCGCGTGATTGTTACTAATTATAAGAATTCAGAGAGTCTTTTAGAGCAAAATCTGTTCTATGAAAAACTCTATCATTTACTAATGAAGACCTCTGTTAATGTACCATCTTTATCAGAAAGAATGGAAGATTTCATTCCTTTAATTGAGAACATGAAACAAAGAATTAATCGAACTGATATTAAGTTTACAGATGAAGTAATTTCGTATTTAAAGTCTTATAAATGGGTTGGAAATGTGAAAGAGCTATATAATGTAATAACTTATTTATCCTTCCTTGAGGATTCTCCTATTCAATTAGATTCATTACCATTTTACCTACGTTCCAATGCAAAGAAAGAAGAGTCCAACAAGGTTGATGTTCAGAGGGAAATCATTTCTAAAATAGAAGAGCATGGCTTTCTGGATGAAAGTATAGAGATATTATCAACCTTTATAGAAGGTAAAAAAGTACATACCTCCTATGGTAGGAAAGCATTAAAAAAGTGCTTGGAAGAAAAAGGTTTAAACATTTCAGAACAGCAGCTTAGAATGCGCCTAGAAGTTCTTCACGATATAGGTTTAACGATCGTAAGACAAGGTAGGGCTGGGTCTACTATATCGCGTAAAGGGGAAGCGTTCATCAAAGAATATAAAAAGAATGCAGCGATAACGGAGGCAAAGGAGGTAATTAATACAATTGAATAG
- a CDS encoding (2Fe-2S)-binding protein: MSERILDHPVLGSLENTEEVSFTFNGQSFKGRKHESIAAALLANGVRTLRYHEENGTPRGIYCNIGHCFECRVKVNGKQGVRACLTPLEDGTVVESGNKLPTPVRDWSAEHA, from the coding sequence ATGAGTGAGCGCATTCTAGATCATCCGGTATTAGGAAGTTTGGAAAATACAGAAGAAGTATCTTTCACATTTAATGGACAATCGTTTAAAGGTCGAAAGCATGAATCCATCGCTGCTGCATTACTGGCAAATGGAGTTCGAACGTTACGGTATCATGAAGAAAATGGTACACCTCGGGGCATCTATTGTAATATCGGACATTGCTTTGAGTGCAGGGTAAAAGTAAATGGTAAGCAAGGAGTTCGCGCATGTCTCACCCCCTTAGAAGATGGCACAGTAGTGGAAAGTGGTAATAAATTGCCGACACCGGTTCGTGATTGGAGTGCTGAACATGCATGA
- a CDS encoding ABC transporter permease subunit encodes MANLQTADVASSEGIITDQEIKKSSPVKEFWRKFKKQRLAMVAGAFVLLLVIIAILGPVITPYASEEPDYAAILQGPSAEHFAGTDAYGRDIFSRILEGTRISLSVGAISVLLGAALGTLLGLVSAFYGKWVDSVIMRFCDVLFAFPGILLAIGIIAILGPGLVNVVIAISIFSIPNFARIVRGSALSVKSTVYVEATKSIGAKNRRIIWKHIFPGTVSSIIVNFTMRIGTAILTAASLSFLGLGAQPPTPEWGALLSSGRDYLSTAPHVTFFPGLAIFLTVLAFNLLGDGLRDALDPKIRD; translated from the coding sequence ATGGCTAATCTACAAACAGCAGACGTAGCTTCGTCTGAAGGGATAATAACTGATCAAGAAATCAAAAAGAGCTCACCAGTTAAAGAATTTTGGAGGAAGTTTAAAAAGCAACGGTTGGCAATGGTGGCCGGGGCATTCGTACTTTTGTTAGTAATCATTGCAATCTTAGGACCTGTTATAACTCCTTATGCTTCAGAAGAACCCGATTATGCTGCCATCTTGCAGGGCCCTTCTGCAGAACACTTTGCAGGCACAGATGCGTACGGAAGGGATATATTTAGTCGAATCCTCGAGGGTACAAGGATTTCATTATCGGTTGGTGCCATATCAGTCCTTTTAGGCGCTGCATTAGGCACGCTATTAGGATTGGTTAGTGCGTTCTATGGAAAATGGGTTGATAGTGTAATCATGCGATTTTGCGATGTATTGTTTGCTTTTCCTGGAATACTGTTGGCTATTGGTATTATTGCGATTTTAGGGCCTGGCCTTGTGAATGTGGTTATTGCAATTTCCATATTTAGTATTCCTAATTTTGCGAGGATTGTAAGGGGGAGCGCTCTTTCTGTTAAATCGACAGTGTATGTGGAAGCAACGAAATCAATTGGTGCAAAAAATAGAAGAATCATATGGAAGCATATATTCCCAGGCACGGTCTCAAGTATAATCGTTAATTTCACGATGAGAATAGGGACTGCAATACTAACCGCAGCTAGTTTGAGCTTTCTTGGTCTGGGTGCACAGCCACCAACACCGGAATGGGGAGCATTGCTGAGCAGTGGAAGGGATTATTTAAGCACCGCGCCCCATGTAACATTTTTTCCTGGTTTAGCCATCTTTCTAACAGTGTTGGCGTTTAATCTTTTAGGTGATGGTTTGCGTGATGCTCTTGACCCGAAAATAAGGGATTAG
- a CDS encoding ABC transporter ATP-binding protein: MTTPLVEVKNIKKYFPIKKSLFGKSTSYVKAVDDVSFAINKGETLGLVGESGCGKSTTGRLLMNLLEATDGKIYFEGNEITSLSENEIRKARKDFQMIFQDPYASLNPRMTVKDIINEPLIIHGFDKASRMKRIKELLEVVGLNAYHAERYPHQFSGGQRQRIGIARALAVNPKLIIADEPVSALDVSIQSQILNLLKDLQDRFDLTYLFIAHDLSVVEHISDRVGVMYLGKIVELADKRELYKNPQHPYTRSLLSAVPLPDPTVKRERIILKGDIPSPANPPSGCTFHTRCPLATEICKQEIPQLRQNNEGHYVSCHLV; the protein is encoded by the coding sequence ATGACAACACCACTTGTAGAAGTGAAAAATATTAAAAAGTATTTCCCGATTAAAAAAAGCTTATTTGGTAAGAGTACTTCATACGTTAAAGCAGTAGATGATGTGTCTTTTGCAATTAATAAGGGAGAAACTCTAGGGCTTGTTGGAGAAAGTGGTTGTGGTAAGTCCACTACCGGCAGACTTCTTATGAATCTATTAGAAGCCACGGACGGGAAGATTTACTTTGAGGGTAATGAAATTACGTCATTAAGTGAAAATGAAATAAGAAAGGCCCGAAAGGATTTCCAAATGATTTTCCAAGATCCGTATGCTTCATTAAATCCTAGAATGACGGTTAAGGATATTATTAATGAACCACTAATTATTCATGGTTTTGACAAAGCCTCCCGCATGAAACGTATTAAGGAACTATTGGAAGTCGTCGGGTTGAATGCTTATCATGCAGAACGTTATCCACATCAATTTAGTGGTGGCCAGCGTCAGCGAATTGGAATTGCACGAGCGTTAGCGGTAAATCCTAAGTTAATTATTGCGGATGAACCTGTTTCAGCTCTGGATGTTTCTATTCAGTCGCAAATCTTAAATTTATTAAAGGATTTACAGGACAGGTTTGACCTTACATATCTTTTCATAGCACATGATCTAAGTGTTGTAGAGCATATTAGCGATCGTGTAGGGGTAATGTATCTAGGGAAAATTGTGGAATTAGCAGATAAAAGAGAACTGTATAAAAATCCACAACATCCATATACAAGATCTTTATTATCAGCTGTCCCTCTTCCAGATCCTACAGTGAAACGGGAGAGAATTATATTAAAAGGAGATATCCCAAGTCCTGCTAATCCACCAAGTGGTTGTACTTTTCATACAAGATGTCCCCTAGCGACAGAAATTTGCAAACAAGAGATACCACAATTAAGGCAAAATAATGAGGGGCATTATGTATCTTGCCATCTGGTTTAA
- a CDS encoding M55 family metallopeptidase, protein MKLFISADIEGVSGVVDAEHTGRTGREHDRARMYMTQEVNACIEGALEAGVREVVVNDSHGTMRNILFEHLHPKADLISGSPKKLAMVEGLTEKFDAAIFIGYHTRMGTNGILNHTFHGRAIRNIRVNGNDYGEFGLNAAVAGYYGVPVVMVSGCDLLSEEATALIPNINTVVVKKTMNRTTARNVSMKQTHEKIRSMTLQAIKERVNNKPYLIQAPLHVEVSFMHTGLADIAETLPVVKRVDHLTVAINTDTIIDAYRYIRSLLMMVGSYA, encoded by the coding sequence GTGAAGTTATTTATTTCTGCTGATATTGAAGGTGTGTCAGGTGTTGTGGATGCAGAGCACACTGGAAGAACAGGAAGGGAACATGATAGGGCTAGGATGTATATGACACAGGAAGTCAATGCGTGTATTGAGGGGGCGTTAGAGGCCGGGGTAAGAGAAGTCGTTGTAAATGACTCACATGGGACAATGAGAAATATATTGTTTGAACACCTCCATCCGAAGGCTGATTTAATCTCTGGATCCCCAAAAAAATTAGCTATGGTTGAGGGACTGACCGAGAAATTTGATGCAGCAATTTTTATTGGATATCATACTAGAATGGGAACAAACGGTATACTAAACCATACATTCCATGGTCGAGCTATCAGGAATATAAGAGTCAATGGGAACGACTATGGAGAGTTTGGTTTAAATGCTGCTGTAGCTGGTTATTATGGAGTGCCAGTCGTTATGGTTAGTGGTTGCGATTTATTAAGTGAGGAGGCAACTGCATTAATCCCCAACATAAATACTGTAGTGGTTAAAAAGACAATGAATCGAACGACGGCAAGGAACGTAAGCATGAAGCAAACACACGAAAAAATTCGTTCCATGACACTACAAGCAATTAAGGAAAGAGTGAATAATAAGCCCTACCTTATACAAGCTCCTTTACATGTGGAAGTATCTTTTATGCATACAGGGTTAGCAGATATAGCTGAGACTCTTCCAGTTGTAAAGAGGGTTGATCACTTAACGGTTGCTATTAATACTGATACCATAATTGATGCTTATCGTTATATTAGAAGCTTACTCATGATGGTCGGTAGTTACGCCTAA
- the gsiC gene encoding glutathione ABC transporter permease GsiC has product MAKYVIKRLIGIIPILFLVSIFIFLFVHLIPGDAARLVAGQDATLQDVELVRKELGLDQPIYKQYFSFITGVFQGDLGTSIKTGRPVFDEIAMRFMPTFWLTFWSMIWAVIVGLVIGVISATKRNKWQDYLGMFVAVSGISMPSFWLGLLLIQLFAVQLGWLPTGGLESWKSYILPSITLGSGVAAVVARFSRSSMMDILKDDYIRTGRAKGLNEHKVVWGHGLKNAMIPVVTMTGLQFGFLLGGSVVIETVFSWPGLGRLLIDSVAFRDYPVIQSEMLLFALEFILINLIVDLIYGFLNPQIRYD; this is encoded by the coding sequence ATGGCAAAGTATGTTATTAAACGATTAATTGGAATCATTCCAATTTTATTTTTAGTATCTATATTTATATTTTTATTTGTACATCTTATTCCAGGAGATGCAGCTAGATTAGTTGCTGGTCAGGACGCAACACTTCAAGATGTTGAACTGGTACGTAAGGAATTGGGATTGGATCAGCCAATCTATAAGCAGTATTTTTCTTTTATAACTGGCGTTTTCCAAGGAGATCTTGGCACATCTATAAAGACCGGGAGACCTGTTTTTGATGAAATAGCCATGCGGTTTATGCCAACATTCTGGTTGACCTTCTGGAGCATGATATGGGCTGTTATTGTAGGTCTGGTTATCGGTGTTATATCTGCTACCAAGAGAAATAAGTGGCAGGATTATTTAGGGATGTTTGTTGCTGTTTCTGGTATTTCGATGCCATCATTTTGGCTAGGTTTATTACTCATACAATTATTTGCTGTTCAATTAGGTTGGTTACCAACAGGTGGACTTGAGTCATGGAAATCTTACATACTACCATCTATTACCTTAGGGTCTGGGGTCGCAGCGGTTGTGGCGAGATTCTCTCGCTCCTCTATGATGGATATACTAAAGGATGATTATATTAGGACAGGTAGAGCGAAAGGTTTGAATGAACATAAAGTTGTCTGGGGGCATGGATTAAAAAATGCCATGATACCAGTAGTGACAATGACGGGATTACAATTTGGCTTTCTGCTTGGTGGTTCTGTTGTTATTGAGACTGTTTTTAGTTGGCCGGGTCTTGGTAGATTACTAATAGATTCTGTAGCGTTTCGAGATTATCCAGTTATTCAATCTGAAATGCTGTTATTTGCACTAGAATTTATCTTAATCAATCTAATTGTGGATTTAATTTATGGTTTTCTTAATCCGCAAATACGGTATGACTAA